A genomic segment from Torulaspora delbrueckii CBS 1146 chromosome 3, complete genome encodes:
- the TPM1 gene encoding tropomyosin TPM1 (similar to Saccharomyces cerevisiae TPM2 (YIL138C) and TPM1 (YNL079C); ancestral locus Anc_2.215) has protein sequence MEKIREKLNNLKLEAESWQEKYEELKEQYKQLEQDSVEKENQIKSLTTKNQHLEDEVEKLETNLTDSKQLADDSHNLRSHNENYVKENQQLEEELEESDAKLKETTEKLRETDLKAEQLERKVVALEDERDDWEKKHEEISTKYEEAKKELDEIAASLENL, from the coding sequence ATGGAAAAGATCAGAGAaaagttgaacaatttgaaattggaagccGAATCGTGGCAGGAGAAGTACGAGGAGTTGAAGGAGCAATACAAGCAGTTGGAACAGGATAGTGTTGAGAAGGAGAACCAAATCAAGTCTTTGACCACTAAAAATCAGCATTTAGAGGATGAAGTCGAGAAATTGGAGACCAACTTGACTGATTCCAAGCAATTGGCCGACGATTCTCACAATTTGAGATCTCACAACGAAAATTACGTCAAAGAAAACCAACAATTAGAGgaagagttggaagaaagcgatgccaaattgaaggaaactACTGAGAAGTTGAGAGAGACTGACTTGAAGGCCGAACAATTGGAAAGAAAAGTAGTCGccttggaagatgaaaggGATGACTGGGAGAAGAAGCACGAAGAAATCTCCACCAAGTATGAAGAGGCCAAGAAGGAATTAGACGAGATCGCCGcttctttggaaaatttATAA